The following are encoded in a window of uncultured Ilyobacter sp. genomic DNA:
- a CDS encoding baseplate J/gp47 family protein — protein MNDLNIHNETEEDILSRMVNRYQELSGETLTLSDERRWIFQAVAYALLIRNEATNEGLKMNLLRYTKGDYAREIGAFTDTEILEPKQASVLLRFEIEEAKDSLIAVNPVRVTPGNDIYFLTSYFEFKPGETIKDIKAYCTVAGEIGNGYLPGQISKIVDPFPFFKSVVNLESSQGGSELESDDSLKERIREAPSKFSTAGPGDGYVYWAKTANQEIIDVNVEMTTPGTVRITPLMTGGELPTDSVLDEVMTICNADKRRPLTDNLVVNKPAQINYDIDFTYYISSKNIGLVNEIQSKVNDAVEEYVSWQKAALKRDINPTELNYLVRSAGAKRVEIISPSFTVVDSFEVAKEVNVNINYGGIEDD, from the coding sequence TTGAATGATTTGAATATACACAATGAAACTGAAGAAGATATACTCTCTCGAATGGTTAACAGATACCAAGAATTAAGTGGAGAGACTTTAACTCTTTCAGATGAGAGAAGGTGGATTTTTCAGGCTGTAGCCTATGCATTGTTAATAAGAAATGAAGCAACTAATGAGGGCCTTAAAATGAATCTCCTGAGATATACTAAAGGAGACTATGCCAGAGAAATAGGAGCTTTTACCGACACAGAAATACTTGAACCAAAGCAGGCCAGCGTGCTTCTCAGATTTGAAATAGAAGAAGCTAAAGACTCTCTTATTGCAGTCAATCCAGTGAGAGTAACTCCTGGAAATGATATATATTTTCTGACTTCATACTTTGAATTTAAACCTGGAGAAACCATCAAAGATATAAAAGCTTATTGCACTGTGGCTGGAGAAATAGGTAACGGATATCTTCCTGGACAAATCAGCAAGATAGTAGATCCATTTCCATTTTTTAAATCGGTAGTAAATTTAGAAAGTTCCCAGGGAGGATCTGAGCTGGAATCCGACGACAGCCTAAAGGAAAGGATAAGAGAGGCACCGAGTAAGTTTTCAACAGCTGGTCCTGGAGATGGCTATGTGTACTGGGCAAAGACAGCTAATCAGGAAATTATAGATGTGAATGTAGAAATGACGACTCCAGGAACGGTAAGGATAACTCCTCTCATGACAGGAGGAGAACTGCCAACTGACAGTGTCCTGGATGAAGTGATGACTATTTGCAATGCAGATAAGAGGAGGCCTTTAACAGATAATTTAGTTGTTAATAAGCCTGCTCAAATAAATTACGATATAGATTTTACTTATTACATCTCAAGTAAGAATATCGGGCTGGTAAACGAGATACAGAGTAAAGTCAATGATGCAGTTGAAGAATATGTCTCCTGGCAAAAGGCAGCTTTGAAAAGGGATATAAACCCTACGGAACTCAATTATTTGGTGAGGAGTGCCGGAGCAAAGAGAGTGGAAATAATAAGTCCTAGCTTTACTGTGGTGGATTCTTTTGAAGTAGCTAAGGAAGTCAATGTAAATATCAATTACGGAGGTATAGAGGATGATTAA
- a CDS encoding Fic family protein, with product MEKYNSPNYMNKTDLLYRLKPGEELEVKWNELLEYRKQEAVELPLIDQKGKNIFVVLSKELKERIALIDDLAKKNIFEELDEEVKRNVVIEAQTDEAFYSSVIEGAHTTKKRTKQMIENEVKPKNKDEKMVFNNYQALFYILGNIGKAISEEVLLKIYNIVTNETLDKDEIVAKYRLDQNEVRNLEAVIYVPPEAEKVQEMMDSLFEFMSKDDDERIHPILKAVIFHYYFVYVHPFYDGNGRTARALTYMYLLQNGYDFFKYFSISNIISEARGSYYKAIKNSEDYESDVTYFALFYTKMILDSIKKVTGDFKKQYLKKVIYSEIEHRGLSINDRQEKLIDKVIKFDKSFIDTAFYIKLNKVSQETARKDLNDLVEMEIFSKKKVGRKFHYIMKNNQ from the coding sequence ATGGAAAAATATAATTCACCAAATTATATGAATAAAACAGATCTATTATATCGCTTGAAACCAGGGGAAGAACTAGAAGTAAAATGGAATGAATTATTGGAATATCGAAAACAAGAGGCGGTTGAATTACCTTTAATTGATCAAAAGGGCAAAAATATTTTTGTAGTTTTGTCAAAAGAACTGAAAGAAAGAATAGCTTTAATTGATGATTTAGCTAAAAAAAATATTTTTGAAGAATTAGATGAAGAAGTTAAAAGAAATGTAGTTATTGAAGCTCAAACCGATGAAGCCTTTTATTCAAGTGTAATAGAGGGCGCCCATACTACTAAAAAGCGTACAAAACAAATGATTGAAAATGAGGTAAAACCTAAAAATAAAGATGAAAAAATGGTATTTAACAATTATCAGGCATTATTTTATATTCTGGGAAATATTGGAAAAGCCATTTCAGAAGAAGTTCTTTTAAAAATATATAATATAGTAACAAATGAAACTTTAGATAAAGATGAAATTGTTGCTAAATATCGACTGGATCAAAATGAAGTAAGAAATTTAGAGGCAGTGATATATGTGCCTCCAGAAGCTGAAAAAGTTCAAGAAATGATGGATTCCTTGTTTGAATTTATGAGTAAGGATGATGATGAGAGAATTCATCCTATTTTAAAGGCTGTTATTTTTCATTATTATTTTGTATATGTCCACCCTTTTTATGATGGTAATGGCCGAACTGCACGTGCTTTAACTTATATGTATCTTTTACAAAATGGATATGATTTTTTTAAATACTTCTCAATATCTAATATAATTTCCGAAGCAAGAGGCAGCTACTATAAAGCCATAAAAAATTCTGAAGATTATGAAAGTGATGTCACCTATTTTGCTCTTTTTTACACAAAAATGATTTTGGATAGCATAAAAAAAGTTACTGGTGATTTTAAAAAACAATATTTGAAAAAAGTTATCTACAGTGAGATTGAGCATAGAGGTTTATCAATAAATGATCGCCAGGAAAAATTAATAGATAAAGTTATTAAATTTGATAAAAGCTTTATTGATACTGCTTTTTATATTAAATTAAATAAGGTTTCTCAAGAAACAGCTAGAAAGGATTTAAATGATCTGGTAGAAATGGAGATTTTTTCCAAGAAGAAAGTTGGAAGAAAATTTCATTATATAATGAAAAACAACCAATAA
- a CDS encoding N-acetylmuramoyl-L-alanine amidase, with the protein MKRIVVVPGHSFVDPGAVNGRLNLKEYDCVLEMALELFKGDNWKDIDIVLKGRNTYGTLPEEINSLNADYVIELHLNAVNGKAQGTEVLYCESSKTGKEMAGIIQSKLVKYLKYPDRGIKAIGSKERGSNILWKTKAPCVIVESCFIDSLKYKEELKLTETVTALKHGIREIVDRL; encoded by the coding sequence ATGAAAAGAATCGTAGTAGTTCCTGGACATTCATTTGTTGATCCTGGAGCAGTAAATGGAAGATTGAATTTAAAAGAATATGACTGCGTACTGGAAATGGCCTTAGAGCTTTTTAAAGGCGATAACTGGAAAGATATAGATATTGTTTTGAAAGGAAGAAACACGTATGGAACTCTTCCTGAAGAAATTAACTCGTTGAATGCGGATTATGTAATTGAGTTGCATTTGAATGCTGTAAATGGGAAGGCCCAGGGCACTGAGGTTCTTTACTGCGAATCCTCCAAGACTGGAAAGGAAATGGCTGGGATTATACAGAGCAAGCTTGTAAAATACCTTAAGTATCCTGATAGAGGGATTAAGGCAATAGGCAGTAAAGAAAGAGGCTCTAATATCCTGTGGAAGACAAAAGCTCCCTGTGTAATAGTAGAATCATGCTTTATAGATTCTCTGAAATATAAAGAAGAACTGAAGCTCACTGAAACAGTAACAGCCCTCAAGCATGGAATAAGAGAAATTGTAGATAGGCTTTAA
- a CDS encoding phage tail protein, producing MIGILGDIPFNVSFNGNTAEILNFFNLKQGGAANYEKHSRRRNKPALELVDLENNKINLNITIRSDFGIEPIELLKKIDNYMNDGEVLDFILGGDFIGSGEYVIISYDAGYEYISNNGKVRKIDMSLSLEEYSEDIPQDIGVVIKPKNQVEQTTVKKDFNQGAVEGR from the coding sequence ATGATCGGAATACTTGGAGATATTCCTTTTAATGTTTCCTTTAATGGGAACACAGCGGAAATTTTAAATTTTTTCAACCTCAAACAAGGCGGAGCAGCCAATTATGAAAAACATAGCAGAAGAAGAAATAAACCAGCTTTAGAACTTGTAGATTTGGAAAACAATAAAATAAATTTAAACATTACCATAAGAAGTGACTTTGGAATTGAACCTATAGAACTTTTAAAAAAAATAGATAATTATATGAATGACGGTGAAGTTCTTGATTTTATTTTGGGTGGAGATTTTATTGGCAGCGGGGAGTATGTAATAATCTCATATGATGCGGGATATGAGTATATATCTAATAATGGAAAAGTAAGAAAAATAGATATGTCACTAAGTCTGGAAGAATATTCTGAAGATATCCCACAAGATATTGGTGTAGTTATTAAACCTAAAAATCAGGTAGAGCAGACAACGGTCAAAAAAGATTTTAATCAAGGAGCAGTAGAAGGGCGGTAG
- a CDS encoding phage baseplate assembly protein V: MEFRFIRTGKVSSINYKECSARVEFDDAPGIISKELKVLLGHSNKEKSYSMPSIGEDVACIFLPHAPSVGFIVGSYYSGINLPGETGKIKYIIFPDGTKVKYDLESKILEVSCIGDVNITAAEGIKIKAVSLEVDAETTFKQKVTGVDIYSPVIKTDKGDIDDHLHKDSLNKNTTPPLG, encoded by the coding sequence ATGGAGTTTAGATTTATAAGGACCGGAAAGGTATCATCTATAAATTATAAAGAGTGCAGTGCAAGAGTTGAATTTGATGATGCCCCTGGAATTATTTCTAAAGAGCTTAAAGTCCTCCTGGGGCACAGTAACAAGGAAAAGAGTTATTCCATGCCCAGCATAGGTGAAGACGTCGCATGTATATTTCTGCCTCATGCTCCCAGTGTTGGATTTATAGTTGGAAGTTATTATTCAGGAATAAACCTCCCAGGAGAAACAGGCAAGATTAAATATATTATCTTCCCTGATGGAACAAAGGTCAAATATGACTTAGAAAGTAAGATTCTGGAGGTCAGCTGTATAGGGGATGTAAATATAACTGCAGCTGAGGGAATAAAAATAAAGGCAGTGAGTTTAGAGGTAGATGCTGAAACGACTTTTAAACAAAAGGTAACAGGAGTGGATATTTATTCTCCAGTGATTAAAACAGATAAGGGAGATATAGATGACCATCTACATAAAGACAGCTTAAATAAGAATACCACACCACCTTTAGGCTGA
- the hutG gene encoding formimidoylglutamase, whose amino-acid sequence MWNGRFDSDDVDDLRLWQIIKEFNENESQNGIVFTGYNTDDGIIRNLGRKGAVDGSNAIRKACSSLPYIKSFGDIFDTGNIDKYKLEDAQKDLAGRTSLAITLNCLPINLGGGHDIAFGTFSGIRDAFPDKTIGIINFDAHLDMRCYKEQPTSGTMFKQILDTDDNVNYMIIGYQDMGNTLRLRNLAQEKGVVISKVGEPFDVINNKLNDFLENCDLIYTTFCMDAFDITEAPGVSAPSSVGLEKRVAIQIFKNIIMSGKLKAVDFAEVNPTLDNDNRTARLVSNFIYKILENRGA is encoded by the coding sequence ATGTGGAATGGAAGATTTGATAGTGATGATGTAGATGATTTAAGATTATGGCAGATAATAAAAGAATTTAATGAAAATGAATCACAGAATGGAATAGTTTTTACGGGTTATAATACTGATGACGGAATTATAAGAAACCTTGGTAGAAAAGGAGCTGTTGATGGTTCAAATGCGATTAGAAAAGCTTGTTCTTCTTTGCCGTACATAAAATCTTTTGGAGATATTTTTGATACAGGGAATATTGACAAGTATAAATTAGAAGATGCCCAGAAAGATTTGGCAGGGAGAACTAGTCTTGCAATAACTCTAAATTGTTTACCAATAAATCTAGGGGGTGGACACGATATTGCCTTCGGGACTTTTTCTGGAATTAGAGACGCCTTCCCGGATAAAACTATCGGTATAATTAATTTTGATGCTCATCTAGATATGCGTTGTTATAAAGAACAACCAACATCCGGGACCATGTTTAAGCAGATTCTCGATACAGATGATAATGTAAACTACATGATTATCGGATATCAAGATATGGGAAACACATTAAGATTAAGAAATCTTGCTCAGGAAAAAGGCGTTGTGATTTCTAAGGTTGGAGAACCATTTGATGTAATAAATAATAAATTAAATGATTTTCTTGAAAACTGTGATCTGATTTATACAACCTTTTGTATGGATGCTTTTGATATAACTGAAGCTCCTGGAGTATCCGCTCCATCATCTGTTGGATTAGAAAAAAGGGTAGCAATTCAAATATTTAAAAATATAATTATGAGCGGGAAATTAAAAGCTGTTGATTTTGCAGAAGTAAATCCTACTTTGGATAATGATAACAGAACGGCAAGATTGGTTAGTAACTTTATTTATAAAATATTAGAAAACAGGGGGGCATAG
- the gltS gene encoding sodium/glutamate symporter has product MNFSINELGLLMNFNMVGTLAIGLVSLYIGLYIKNHSSFFNKFGIPAPVIGGIIFAVVHLIIRQVGIGTIEYDTTLQSPFMVAFFTTIGIGSSVAALKKGGKLLIIFWVLSGIMTLMQTVIGVSVARATGINPLFGVLAGSVSMSGGHGSAGAFGSTVEAMGVIGASTMALSSATFGLLAGGLLGAPLALYLIRKHKLVAQNVVGKDDINLKDEFQKRDITADELLKHIAVLAIIMMVGTSMSSFLAKSLNFALPGYVGAMFIAIIFNNLNIKFNWIDMNRNLIDIIGVTSLNIFLSMALISLRLWELASLAIPMIVILMCQVVFMALFTTFVVFRAMGKDYDAAVMVSGMCGSGLGATTNAMLNMGEVSERHGYTANPYLIVTLTGAFLIDIFQMPVIITAINMFK; this is encoded by the coding sequence ATGAATTTTAGCATTAATGAATTAGGACTTCTTATGAACTTTAACATGGTTGGGACGTTGGCAATAGGACTTGTTTCACTTTATATTGGATTATATATTAAAAATCACTCTTCATTTTTTAATAAGTTTGGAATCCCAGCGCCAGTAATAGGAGGAATAATATTTGCGGTTGTCCACCTCATCATTAGACAAGTAGGAATAGGAACTATTGAATATGATACTACTTTACAGTCTCCTTTCATGGTAGCATTTTTTACGACTATCGGTATTGGATCTTCAGTAGCTGCACTTAAAAAAGGTGGAAAGTTACTTATAATCTTCTGGGTTTTAAGCGGAATTATGACTTTAATGCAGACTGTTATTGGTGTGTCTGTTGCTAGGGCTACAGGTATAAATCCGTTGTTTGGTGTCCTTGCAGGGTCTGTTAGTATGTCAGGAGGTCACGGATCTGCTGGAGCTTTTGGATCTACAGTTGAAGCAATGGGAGTTATTGGAGCTAGCACAATGGCATTATCATCAGCGACATTTGGATTGCTTGCAGGAGGTCTACTTGGAGCACCATTAGCATTATATCTTATCAGGAAGCATAAATTAGTAGCTCAAAATGTAGTAGGAAAAGACGATATAAATTTAAAAGATGAATTCCAGAAAAGAGATATCACAGCTGATGAACTATTAAAACATATAGCAGTATTAGCAATAATAATGATGGTAGGGACTAGCATGAGTTCATTTTTAGCTAAATCACTTAATTTTGCTCTCCCGGGATATGTAGGAGCAATGTTTATTGCAATAATATTTAATAACTTAAATATTAAGTTTAATTGGATAGATATGAACAGAAATCTTATAGATATAATAGGTGTTACTTCACTTAATATATTTCTGTCAATGGCTTTAATAAGTTTAAGACTATGGGAATTAGCATCACTGGCCATTCCTATGATAGTTATACTAATGTGTCAAGTTGTATTCATGGCATTATTTACTACTTTCGTTGTGTTTAGAGCAATGGGAAAAGATTATGATGCTGCTGTTATGGTATCAGGAATGTGTGGTTCAGGACTCGGAGCAACAACCAATGCTATGTTGAATATGGGCGAGGTATCAGAAAGACATGGATACACAGCAAATCCGTATCTTATAGTTACTCTTACAGGAGCATTCTTAATAGATATATTTCAAATGCCTGTAATAATTACAGCTATAAATATGTTTAAGTAG
- a CDS encoding HutD family protein — MIIKNIRDVKEKKWSGGITRELYKDKEDFNIRISCAEINPGISNFSDFTGYNRILKILENQVILERGEQVVYLDKKNSFAFDGSERILSKSKHPVLDFNVIYKKDLISVTLKEVTGKTRISTGNNLLLLSKEDNTILETKDSARNLKKYDFTTIKGESIISISGDCLVVLWS, encoded by the coding sequence ATGATAATAAAAAATATAAGAGATGTAAAAGAAAAAAAATGGAGTGGCGGAATTACTAGAGAGCTATATAAAGATAAAGAAGATTTTAATATAAGAATATCTTGTGCAGAGATTAACCCTGGTATAAGTAACTTTTCAGATTTTACTGGTTATAACAGAATTCTTAAAATATTGGAAAACCAAGTAATTCTAGAAAGAGGAGAGCAAGTGGTTTATCTTGATAAGAAAAATAGTTTTGCTTTTGATGGGTCTGAAAGAATACTTTCAAAGAGCAAACACCCTGTTTTAGATTTTAATGTAATTTATAAAAAGGATTTAATTTCTGTTACATTAAAAGAAGTCACTGGAAAAACTAGAATCTCTACTGGGAATAATTTATTATTGTTATCTAAAGAGGATAATACTATTCTAGAAACAAAAGATAGCGCAAGAAATTTAAAAAAATATGACTTCACTACAATTAAAGGTGAAAGCATAATTTCAATTTCTGGTGATTGTTTGGTAGTTCTCTGGAGCTAA
- a CDS encoding phage tail protein I, protein MIKIDDIAFLRLLPHFLQEEKEVQIISQVIQEEIDLINQREENLFLYGDFKNLNEAVLDELAYQWKTEGYEQTFSKDIKSKLVETSYIVRKTKGTRYAVEKTIKDIHGDFQLMEWQEYNGSPYHFKLVGTVSPTGEKLEEIYKAISMTKNERSYLEGIIVSSQWEGNSYYGTTVHSSIFEKVSLGGQVVSDFDQYLGGING, encoded by the coding sequence ATGATTAAGATAGATGATATTGCTTTCTTGAGACTCCTTCCTCATTTTTTACAAGAAGAAAAAGAGGTCCAGATAATATCTCAAGTTATCCAGGAGGAAATTGATCTCATTAACCAAAGAGAGGAAAATCTATTCCTTTATGGAGACTTTAAAAATTTAAATGAAGCAGTATTGGATGAATTGGCTTATCAGTGGAAGACAGAGGGTTATGAGCAGACTTTTTCCAAGGACATAAAATCAAAGTTGGTTGAAACATCATATATAGTCAGAAAAACTAAGGGAACCAGGTATGCAGTAGAGAAGACCATAAAAGATATTCATGGAGATTTCCAGCTGATGGAATGGCAGGAATATAACGGGTCTCCTTATCATTTTAAATTAGTTGGAACAGTTTCTCCAACTGGAGAGAAATTGGAAGAGATATATAAAGCAATCAGTATGACAAAAAATGAAAGAAGCTACCTAGAGGGAATAATAGTCAGCAGCCAGTGGGAAGGAAATAGTTACTATGGAACTACTGTACATTCCTCGATATTTGAAAAAGTTTCCTTAGGTGGGCAAGTAGTGTCAGACTTTGATCAATATTTGGGAGGAATAAATGGCTAA
- a CDS encoding phage tail protein, which translates to MAKYTGIILTNKGKELLARAIIAQELITFTKVEIGSGDILPEELPEELTGLKGSFKVLNITSTTVLEDGAFRIRVAFDNAGIVSDTYLKEIGVFARGEDGIEVLYSYCNTDDPDLIPGEGSGVIERVEDLITYISNATTINAIIDQSNVYATIKDLTDGLNTKENKFTKNSGFNRAKSDSVSLDDTNTIGTSKAIKIAYDKGVEAKNTADGKEPAFVKNSGFNKNKSDSYSLDDSNVLATSKALKDGLATTFKISDCYYGIGDYWITESTTNPATKWAGTVWEKLEGRMLFGANGTTYLVGAEGGVTQVTLSVANMPSHRHQVDSHSHTQPTHYHETGKISGERSTYYVADYGYTSTSGTGSRFYQENSVSSRFPHTSSSGGDNSGSASPYTNYQGSGTAFNVLNSYRAVNIWRRTA; encoded by the coding sequence ATGGCTAAGTATACAGGAATAATATTAACCAATAAAGGAAAAGAGCTCCTTGCCAGAGCCATCATAGCACAGGAACTCATAACTTTTACCAAGGTTGAAATAGGGAGTGGAGATATTTTACCAGAAGAGCTACCTGAGGAGCTGACAGGGCTTAAAGGTTCATTTAAGGTTCTAAACATAACAAGTACTACAGTGTTAGAGGACGGGGCATTTAGGATTAGAGTTGCATTTGATAATGCAGGGATAGTTTCTGATACTTATCTGAAAGAGATAGGTGTTTTTGCTCGTGGAGAAGATGGTATAGAGGTGCTCTATTCATATTGCAATACTGATGATCCGGATCTTATACCAGGAGAAGGGAGCGGTGTAATTGAAAGGGTTGAAGACCTCATTACTTATATTTCAAATGCAACTACCATAAATGCAATTATAGACCAAAGCAATGTCTATGCAACTATAAAGGATCTTACTGACGGATTAAATACTAAAGAAAATAAATTTACTAAAAATAGTGGATTCAACAGAGCGAAAAGCGATTCTGTATCTCTGGATGACACGAATACTATTGGTACGTCTAAAGCTATTAAGATTGCTTATGATAAAGGGGTAGAGGCTAAGAATACTGCGGATGGAAAGGAGCCGGCATTTGTAAAGAATAGTGGGTTTAATAAAAATAAGTCTGATAGTTATTCATTGGATGATAGTAATGTTTTGGCAACGTCAAAGGCATTAAAGGATGGTCTTGCAACAACTTTTAAAATTTCTGACTGCTACTATGGTATAGGGGATTATTGGATAACAGAAAGTACAACAAATCCTGCTACAAAATGGGCAGGAACCGTCTGGGAAAAGCTTGAAGGCAGGATGCTGTTTGGTGCTAATGGAACAACTTATTTGGTTGGTGCAGAGGGCGGAGTTACTCAAGTAACACTTTCAGTTGCAAATATGCCTTCTCACAGACACCAAGTTGATTCACATAGTCATACACAACCAACGCATTATCATGAAACGGGTAAAATATCTGGGGAGAGAAGTACGTACTATGTTGCGGACTATGGCTATACTTCTACGAGTGGAACAGGTTCTAGATTTTACCAAGAAAACTCAGTTTCATCAAGATTTCCTCACACATCATCTAGTGGCGGTGACAATAGTGGTTCTGCAAGTCCCTATACTAATTATCAAGGAAGTGGGACAGCTTTTAATGTACTTAACTCTTATAGAGCAGTTAATATTTGGAGGAGGACGGCATAA
- a CDS encoding lmo0937 family membrane protein, with amino-acid sequence MLETIVIILIILWLLGIVSSYTMGGLIHILLIIAIIVILVRVITGRRL; translated from the coding sequence ATGTTAGAAACAATTGTGATAATCCTAATAATATTATGGCTTTTAGGTATAGTTAGTTCGTATACTATGGGTGGTCTTATACATATTCTTCTAATAATTGCGATAATTGTAATATTGGTACGGGTAATAACTGGAAGAAGGTTATAA
- a CDS encoding prepilin-type N-terminal cleavage/methylation domain-containing protein: MKKAFTLIELMIVISVIGLLAAIAIPKFNEINRGAKVANVQGNLVTLRTSIGIYYVKTGSYPDIENNENLESILNFYYKFTDFYNKSVMPVTPPSEGTSETNNVVSSRDNLGGWLYFYESGDIYANLENGTYTGHESIEIWEEEKISEDTTNEADNSSDNSTWDDFISNYNVVKDDSVVNIGHGGYVSTEGIMPGLYLGTDWLAWDDTGSYTGTYYIYVDGELLETSDGEDYYTGTVRNNGSQVESTQDLYVGVGANELTVAFEYEDENGELTYYYNTLDLYSN, translated from the coding sequence ATGAAAAAAGCTTTTACTTTAATTGAACTAATGATTGTTATATCAGTCATTGGACTACTAGCAGCTATTGCTATACCAAAATTTAATGAAATTAATCGTGGAGCTAAAGTTGCAAATGTACAAGGGAATTTAGTTACTTTAAGAACTTCAATAGGAATTTATTATGTTAAAACGGGAAGTTATCCTGATATTGAAAATAATGAAAATTTAGAATCTATTCTAAATTTTTATTATAAATTTACTGATTTTTATAATAAATCAGTAATGCCTGTTACACCTCCTTCTGAAGGGACATCTGAAACTAATAATGTTGTGAGCAGTAGAGATAACTTAGGAGGATGGCTGTATTTTTATGAATCAGGAGATATATATGCTAATTTAGAAAATGGAACTTATACAGGGCATGAATCTATTGAGATATGGGAAGAGGAAAAGATTAGTGAAGATACAACTAATGAGGCTGATAATTCAAGTGATAATAGCACTTGGGATGATTTTATAAGCAATTATAACGTTGTTAAGGATGATAGTGTTGTAAACATAGGTCACGGTGGTTATGTTAGCACAGAAGGTATAATGCCGGGGTTATATCTTGGAACTGATTGGCTAGCATGGGATGATACAGGATCATATACTGGAACTTATTATATCTATGTTGATGGGGAACTATTGGAAACATCTGATGGAGAAGATTATTATACTGGAACGGTCAGAAATAATGGTAGCCAAGTTGAGTCAACTCAAGATCTGTATGTTGGTGTAGGTGCTAATGAATTGACTGTTGCTTTTGAATATGAAGATGAAAATGGAGAATTAACCTATTATTATAACACGCTGGATCTTTATTCTAACTAA
- a CDS encoding tail protein X: MDKQVDIYTTIQGDTWDHISYKVYGKDKYSKDLMRANPKYLNVIFFSGGTLLICPDISEEETATLPPWR, from the coding sequence TTGGATAAACAGGTGGATATTTATACAACTATTCAAGGAGATACATGGGACCATATCAGCTATAAGGTCTATGGAAAAGATAAATATTCCAAAGACCTTATGAGGGCCAATCCAAAATATCTGAATGTTATATTTTTCAGTGGTGGGACATTACTTATTTGTCCGGACATATCTGAAGAAGAAACTGCAACCCTTCCACCTTGGAGGTAA